One part of the Augochlora pura isolate Apur16 chromosome 3, APUR_v2.2.1, whole genome shotgun sequence genome encodes these proteins:
- the LOC144468164 gene encoding uncharacterized protein LOC144468164, with amino-acid sequence MWKFVTRGIRETLERRTCRTNVYSQTSQDNTKNEVKSNLTCNHKFVTPSFSIFNKEFCGSAKAGDFKDKKEDSKWNTKYTWTEAVGWSSVLAVGWVVCQSLCLRRRIFEKEKTDTIKNKLPQYPEARTSYLFGQVLNLNPKQILRVTECAGSNNKKYVQEETKSEWNAGKPFGPITIEEALKEATEQLANIHKLATGEFELHYGLKAIEEKRYKDAIKHFTTGAKLSSAASMFNLGLCYELGLGTLADHSKAARYYNDAAEQGHADAIYNLGVFHAQGRGGFSVDIDRARDYFTKAAKLGQSQAQHALDLEKRYYQSAQKENNVIYVDKNESTLKYLQNNSMSHIFKKITNYSNAFNTHLHLESMETSDYNQNETETKNSTEIFLDLLGINESNILPATMQSNNFSVPC; translated from the exons ATGTGGAAATTTGTCACTCGTGGAATTCGTGAAACTTTAGAACGTCGCACTTGCCGTACAAATGTTTATTCACAAACATCCCAAGATAATACGAAAAATGAGGTTAAATCTAATTTGACGTGCAATCATAAGTTCGTTACGCcaagtttttcgatttttaataaagaattctgTGGATCTGCGAAAGCTGGCGATTTTAAGGATAAAAAAGAGGATTCCAAATGGAATACGAAGTACACCTGGACAGAAGCTGTAGGATGG TCCAGTGTATTAGCTGTTGGATGGGTTGTATGTCAATCGTTATGTCTTCGtagaagaatttttgaaaaggaaaaaacTGATACCATAAAAAACAAGTTACCACAATATCCGGAAGCACGTACTTCTTACTTATTTGGTCaggtattaaatttaaatccaAAACAAATTCTACGTGTTACCGAGTGTGCTGGaagcaacaataaaaaatatgtccAAGAAGAGACAAAATCAGAATGGAATGCAGGCAAACCATTTGGGCCAATCACCATTGAAGAG GCTCTGAAAGAAGCTACTGAACAATTAGCTAATATTCACAAATTAGCTACAGGAGAATTTGAACTTCATTATGGCCTCAAAGCTATAGAAGAAAAACGGTATAAAGATGCAATAAAGCACTTCACTACTGGTGCCAAATTATCATCAGCTGCTAGTATGTTTAATTTGGGTTTATGTTATGAATTGGGACTTGGGACATTAGCAGATCATAGTAag gCTGCAAGATATTATAATGATGCAGCAGAACAAGGTCATGCGGATGCAATATACAATTTAGGAGTTTTCCATGCTCAAGGCAGAGGCGGTTTCTCGGTAGATATTGATAGAGCTCGTGATTACTTTACTAAAGCTGCTAAGCTAGGACAAAGTCAAGCACAGCATGCATTAGATTTAGAGAAACGTTATTATCAATCTgcacaaaaagaaaacaatgttatttatgtaGACAAAAATGAAAGTACTCTTAAGtacttacaaaataatagtatgagtcatattttcaagaaaataactAATTACAGCAATGCATTCAATACACATTTACATTTGGAATCTATGGAAACTTCTGATTATAATCAAAACGAAACAGAAACTAAAAAttctacagaaatatttttagatttactTGGTATAAAtgaatcaaatatattacctGCCACAATgcaatcaaataattttagtgtgCCATGTTAA
- the LOC144468165 gene encoding ADP-ribose pyrophosphatase, mitochondrial isoform X1, which translates to MHITTSRMMHYKCREVFYASSNIKRFEVPEDKVPWNVEFSKYKPVKYTASVLSGKPWADPEIGEASFKPKWNSLDNHINRKSFNGDYTIDENGYPLNPVGRTGIIGRGLLGRWGPNHAADPIVTRWKLSTSKEIEVNKHSKKPILQFVAIQRRDSGEWAIPGGMVDPGETVSITLKREFMEEALNCLEKDITTRQALEKSLQDFFDKGKEIYKGYVDDPRNTDNAWMETIASNFHDTDGSIVGQIALIAGDDARNVKWMDIDEKLNLYANHSEFIKRTVEKHNAHW; encoded by the exons atgcACATAACTACCTCTAGAATGATGCATTATAAATGTAGGGAGGTCTTTTATGCTTCTAGCAACATAAAACGATTTGAAGTGCCTGAAGACAAAGTGCCATGGAATGTCgagttttcaaaatataaaccaGTTAAATACACCGCTTCAGTTCTGTCAGGTAAACCTTGGGCGGATCCGGAAATTGGAGAAGCTTCATTCAAACCGAAATGGAATTCTCTCGACa ATCATATAAACCGCAAGAGTTTCAATGGAGATTATACTATAGATGAGAACGGTTATCCTTTGAATCCTGTTGGCCGTACTGGCATTATTGGTCGCGGTCTTTTGGGGCGATGGGGTCCAAACCATGCCGCAGATCCAATCGTAACACGATGGAAACTAAGTACTTCCAAAGAGATAGAAGTAAACAAACATTCGAAAAAAccaattttacaatttgtcgCAATACAAAGACGCGATTCTGGAGAATGGGCTATACCTGGTGGTATGGTTGATCCAGGCGAAACAGTATCTATTACTCTTAAAAGAGAATTTATGGAAGAAGCTTTGAATTGTTTAGAAAAAGATATTACAACAAGACAAGCATTAGAAAAATCTCTACAGGATTTTTTTGATAAGGGAAAAGAAATTTACAAAGGATATGTAGATGATCCTAGGAATACAGATAATGCTTGGATGGAAACTATAGCTTCAAATTTTCATGACACCGATGGTAGCATTGTTGGTCAAATAGCATTAATAGCTGGAGATGATGCACGCAATGTTAAATGGATGGATATAGATGAAAAActaaatttgtatgcaaatCATAGTGAATTTATCAAAAGAACAGTGGAAAAACATAATGCACAttggtga
- the Pex3 gene encoding peroxisomal biogenesis factor 3 → MLSSIKGFVSRHRRKFIVGGIVIGSVIFIRYTQRRFRELQGKEIREIFERTKRQEYFECIERICSKMIMSLTSTLRDTVIQTLDTEVIVNELRNDNCTDKVTCWSVLKVLAIARSAVIIYSYAMAATLIRIQFSVIGGHMYKDIQNSNGASVENIVQTKYMSLSSHFRQDGIKKLCTLIKRKVVEITASISLKDKLALKDIEEIYWALTSSISMDSSRDPVKNLATYMLQTECNGEEDPMFIKLINETLDLLENEEIQNITQSNIRRGFSLLIDHMSEFFIGPITENDKTPNGISVPGTSNQDHMNWKEKNNVEENSSTFVNINKVAMPMAKIIPIINGQVPNKSMPKAFQTDLLHRLVTNEELKTLGENIYEAFSF, encoded by the coding sequence atgttGTCAAGTATCAAAGGGTTTGTGAGCCGACATAGGCGAAAGTTTATAGTGGGAGGCATTGTTATCGGCAGTGTTATTTTCATAAGATATACACAACGTAGATTTCGAGAATTGCAAGGAAAAGAAATCagggaaatatttgaaagaacaAAACGGCAAGAATACTTTGAATGTATAGAAAGAATATGCAGTAAAATGATAATGTCTCTTACGTCAACTCTAAGAGATACTGTAATTCAAACTTTAGACACAGAAGTTATTGTAAATGAACTCAGAAATGATAATTGCACTGATAAAGTAACATGTTGGAGTGTACTGAAAGTTTTAGCAATTGCCAGATCagctgttataatatattcgtatGCAATGGCAGCTACTTTgataagaattcaatttagCGTAATAGGTGGTCATATGTACAAGGATATTCAAAATTCCAATGGTGCAtctgtagaaaatattgtacagaCAAAATATATGTCACTCTCAAGTCATTTTAGGCAAGATGGgataaagaaattatgtacACTTATTAAGCGTAAGGTTGTAGAAATAACAGCCTCAATTTCATTGAAAGACAAATTAGCTCTAAAggatatagaagaaatatattggGCTCTTACATCTTCTATATCTATGGACAGTTCAAGAGATCCTGTTAAGAACCTTGCTACATATATGCTACAGACAGAATGCAATGGCGAAGAAGATCctatgtttataaaattaattaatgagacCCTTGATCTTttggaaaatgaagaaatacaaAACATAACGCAAAGCAACATTAGACGTGGATTTAGTTTGCTGATAGATCATATGTCTGAATTTTTCATAGGTCCTATAACAGAAAATGACAAAACCCCAAATGGTATTTCAGTACCGGGAACATCGAATCAGGATCATATGAattggaaagaaaaaaataatgtagaagAGAACAGCAGTACATTTGTTAATATCAATAAGGTAGCAATGCCCATGGCTAAAATAATACCAATTATAAATGGGCAAGTACCAAATAAATCAATGCCAAAAGCTTTCCAGACAGATTTATTGCATCGTTTAGTGACAAATGAAGAACTTAAAACACTtggtgaaaatatttatgaagcattcagtttttaa
- the LOC144468165 gene encoding ADP-ribose pyrophosphatase, mitochondrial isoform X2, with product MSNIKRFEVPEDKVPWNVEFSKYKPVKYTASVLSGKPWADPEIGEASFKPKWNSLDNHINRKSFNGDYTIDENGYPLNPVGRTGIIGRGLLGRWGPNHAADPIVTRWKLSTSKEIEVNKHSKKPILQFVAIQRRDSGEWAIPGGMVDPGETVSITLKREFMEEALNCLEKDITTRQALEKSLQDFFDKGKEIYKGYVDDPRNTDNAWMETIASNFHDTDGSIVGQIALIAGDDARNVKWMDIDEKLNLYANHSEFIKRTVEKHNAHW from the exons ATGAG CAACATAAAACGATTTGAAGTGCCTGAAGACAAAGTGCCATGGAATGTCgagttttcaaaatataaaccaGTTAAATACACCGCTTCAGTTCTGTCAGGTAAACCTTGGGCGGATCCGGAAATTGGAGAAGCTTCATTCAAACCGAAATGGAATTCTCTCGACa ATCATATAAACCGCAAGAGTTTCAATGGAGATTATACTATAGATGAGAACGGTTATCCTTTGAATCCTGTTGGCCGTACTGGCATTATTGGTCGCGGTCTTTTGGGGCGATGGGGTCCAAACCATGCCGCAGATCCAATCGTAACACGATGGAAACTAAGTACTTCCAAAGAGATAGAAGTAAACAAACATTCGAAAAAAccaattttacaatttgtcgCAATACAAAGACGCGATTCTGGAGAATGGGCTATACCTGGTGGTATGGTTGATCCAGGCGAAACAGTATCTATTACTCTTAAAAGAGAATTTATGGAAGAAGCTTTGAATTGTTTAGAAAAAGATATTACAACAAGACAAGCATTAGAAAAATCTCTACAGGATTTTTTTGATAAGGGAAAAGAAATTTACAAAGGATATGTAGATGATCCTAGGAATACAGATAATGCTTGGATGGAAACTATAGCTTCAAATTTTCATGACACCGATGGTAGCATTGTTGGTCAAATAGCATTAATAGCTGGAGATGATGCACGCAATGTTAAATGGATGGATATAGATGAAAAActaaatttgtatgcaaatCATAGTGAATTTATCAAAAGAACAGTGGAAAAACATAATGCACAttggtga
- the LOC144467847 gene encoding mitochondrial import inner membrane translocase subunit Tim8 A-like, producing MSFMEEQRSQGAVDERFQAFVETEAKKQQFQRLVYNLTDICWEICVDTPSTRLGAKIEKCLVNCIERFIDTTNFITNRLERVVLNNSPEVDV from the exons ATGAGTTTTATGGAGGAGCAAAGGTCGCAAGGTGCGGTCGATGAGCGATTTCAGGCCTTCGTAGAGACTGAAGCTAAGAAACAACAGTTTCAG cgtttggtatataatttaactgaCATCTGTTGGGAAATTTGTGTTGATACACCTAGTACTCGTTTGGGTGCGAAGATAGAAAAGTGTCTTGTTAATTGCATAGAAAGATTTATCGATACAACAAATTTTATCACAAATAGATTAGAACGTGTAGTGCTAAATAATTCTCCAGAAGTGGATGTATAA